One region of gamma proteobacterium HIMB55 genomic DNA includes:
- a CDS encoding fatty-acid desaturase, with the protein MTPEQRDAPIYQTFSELFAKGFTLDTVTWVFVLVIHVASVALGVWVGLAAPQEWVTLAIAWTVAHFVIGSMSTTVYSHRLITHRAVKTVSVPVHLFFCAFGQILSVQGSVRRWSANHVLHHGVDRHGKKELDPYSATWFPDTLRNFVWSHTLTHLFNHPESDEYARAYNANFHPIIAWQDRHYGVLIAFWIFAVPLGVGFLFGGLTGALSLLAASLIGSVAVQHNTWTVNSVTHLWGWTKGLKSSAVNNFIWLGPMGEGNHHADHHDFPRDYRNGFGWSGWLLDPTRYVILGFQALGLVKGLNKATRRDEAEIISARKLAKVEQLKRSNKETAPLYEQLEARVVELRKEWLDAVTSWETLRAESKLMQRANSTYEELRKEIQHAKTVVNERKQAFLNAVELLNAQGFEYAR; encoded by the coding sequence TTGACACCTGAACAACGCGACGCGCCGATTTATCAAACGTTCTCAGAGCTTTTTGCGAAGGGGTTTACACTCGATACGGTGACCTGGGTATTTGTCTTGGTCATCCATGTTGCATCTGTTGCATTGGGTGTTTGGGTTGGCCTCGCTGCGCCACAGGAGTGGGTGACTTTGGCGATCGCCTGGACCGTTGCGCATTTCGTCATTGGGTCGATGTCGACGACGGTTTACAGCCACCGTTTGATAACCCACAGAGCCGTCAAGACGGTATCGGTTCCGGTTCATCTCTTCTTCTGTGCTTTCGGTCAAATACTCAGCGTTCAAGGTAGTGTTCGTCGGTGGTCAGCTAACCACGTCCTGCACCATGGTGTGGATCGCCACGGTAAAAAGGAGCTGGACCCCTACAGTGCAACTTGGTTCCCCGATACGTTACGCAACTTTGTGTGGTCTCACACACTAACGCATCTGTTTAACCACCCAGAATCTGACGAATACGCGCGGGCATACAATGCGAACTTTCATCCCATTATCGCTTGGCAGGATAGACATTACGGGGTGCTGATAGCGTTCTGGATCTTTGCGGTGCCTCTAGGCGTCGGATTTTTATTTGGCGGATTAACCGGTGCCCTGTCTTTGCTGGCAGCTTCTCTCATAGGCAGCGTGGCCGTGCAGCACAATACGTGGACCGTTAACAGCGTCACTCACCTCTGGGGTTGGACCAAAGGTCTGAAAAGTTCGGCAGTGAACAATTTTATTTGGCTTGGACCGATGGGCGAGGGTAACCACCACGCTGATCATCACGACTTTCCGAGAGACTATCGAAATGGCTTCGGTTGGTCGGGCTGGTTACTCGACCCCACACGTTACGTTATCTTGGGCTTCCAAGCATTGGGATTGGTGAAAGGACTTAATAAGGCGACGCGTCGTGACGAAGCCGAAATAATTTCAGCTCGCAAGCTGGCGAAAGTTGAGCAGTTAAAACGTTCAAATAAGGAGACTGCGCCACTTTACGAGCAGTTAGAAGCGCGAGTGGTGGAGCTACGAAAGGAATGGTTGGACGCTGTGACCAGTTGGGAAACGCTACGTGCAGAGTCAAAGCTCATGCAGCGCGCAAATTCGACCTACGAAGAGCTTAGGAAAGAGATTCAGCACGCCAAGACGGTGGTAAATGAACGTAAGCAAGCGTTCTTGAACGCGGTTGAGCTGCTAAATGCCCAAGGTTTTGAGTATGCGCGATAA
- a CDS encoding hypothetical protein (PFAM: Uncharacterized conserved protein (DUF2164)), translating to MSLVEFSTEEKAAITQKLQRYIADELQVEIGGFDAEFLLDFFSKEVGCFFYNRGLYDAQTVLNARFEEITDAVVALEKFEEKH from the coding sequence GTGTCACTAGTCGAGTTCAGCACAGAAGAAAAAGCGGCCATTACCCAGAAGCTACAGCGTTACATCGCGGACGAATTACAGGTCGAGATTGGTGGCTTTGACGCCGAATTCTTACTCGACTTTTTCTCAAAAGAGGTGGGTTGCTTCTTTTACAACCGTGGCTTGTATGACGCGCAAACTGTTCTCAATGCGCGCTTTGAAGAAATTACAGATGCCGTTGTGGCGTTAGAAAAATTTGAAGAGAAACACTGA
- a CDS encoding aspartate racemase (PFAM: Asp/Glu/Hydantoin racemase~TIGRFAM: aspartate racemase): protein MSENVTSVYTTSKRIGLLGGMSAASSQLYYAELCRLTQAERGGLSSPDLLLRSLDFAPLEAWMAAGNWEAIADTLSREACQLQAAGAEVLALATNTMHNVAEQIETVIDVPFVHIADATAAALNAAGSKIPGLIGTQFTMEQAFYLDRLRNQGLDPLVPAASARSVINDIIFGELCKGIVLEESADAFIKAATELAFDGADSLILGCTEVCMLLNEDNTPLPVFDTTAIHCEAILKAAWDC, encoded by the coding sequence ATGTCTGAAAATGTTACTTCCGTATACACCACGTCCAAACGGATTGGATTGCTAGGTGGTATGTCAGCGGCGTCATCGCAGCTCTATTACGCCGAGCTATGTCGCCTCACTCAAGCTGAACGGGGAGGGCTTTCCTCACCTGATTTACTGCTTCGCTCGCTCGACTTCGCGCCGCTCGAAGCTTGGATGGCTGCCGGTAATTGGGAGGCTATCGCAGACACGCTCAGTCGTGAGGCGTGTCAGTTACAAGCGGCAGGCGCTGAGGTCCTTGCCTTGGCGACCAATACTATGCACAACGTCGCCGAGCAGATTGAAACAGTGATCGACGTGCCTTTTGTGCATATTGCCGATGCAACCGCAGCGGCTCTCAATGCTGCTGGTAGCAAAATTCCCGGTCTTATCGGTACGCAGTTCACCATGGAGCAAGCGTTCTACCTCGATCGTCTGCGAAATCAGGGGCTCGATCCATTGGTACCAGCAGCGTCCGCTCGCTCAGTCATTAATGACATTATCTTTGGAGAGTTGTGTAAAGGCATCGTTCTGGAAGAAAGTGCCGATGCGTTCATCAAAGCAGCTACAGAGCTCGCTTTTGATGGGGCAGATAGCCTTATTCTCGGTTGCACCGAAGTGTGCATGTTACTCAACGAGGACAATACGCCACTGCCTGTTTTTGACACGACCGCGATTCACTGTGAGGCCATTCTCAAAGCGGCCTGGGATTGTTAA
- a CDS encoding putative acetyltransferase (PFAM: Acetyltransferase (GNAT) family) — protein sequence MNRMIIRETLPIDFDDISQCVFSAFQNDVEVALVRQLRADNDVVIELVAEEAGSIVGHVLVSHLSLNPNISLQCGGVAPLSVLPSHQSNGIGSRLMEAVIERSRSVELDALFLLGDPDYYQRFGFGVTDISSDYPAEFFQAFELTPQCLNNVSAKANYANAFSAL from the coding sequence ATGAACAGAATGATCATACGAGAAACCCTCCCCATCGATTTTGATGACATTAGCCAATGTGTGTTCTCAGCCTTCCAAAATGACGTAGAGGTTGCTCTCGTCCGACAATTACGAGCCGATAACGATGTTGTGATCGAGTTGGTGGCCGAGGAGGCAGGGTCGATAGTAGGACATGTTCTAGTGTCTCATTTGAGCCTTAACCCCAATATCAGTTTGCAGTGCGGAGGTGTCGCACCGTTATCAGTCCTGCCCAGCCATCAATCTAATGGGATTGGCTCTCGATTGATGGAAGCCGTTATCGAAAGGAGTCGGTCCGTAGAACTGGATGCACTTTTTTTATTGGGTGATCCCGATTATTACCAGCGTTTTGGGTTTGGAGTGACCGATATTAGCAGTGACTACCCAGCTGAGTTTTTCCAAGCCTTTGAATTGACACCTCAATGTTTAAATAATGTCAGTGCGAAGGCGAACTATGCGAATGCTTTTTCGGCGCTCTAA
- a CDS encoding FG-GAP repeat protein (PFAM: FG-GAP repeat), translated as MSKRFLDQPLVNGAAVVWSVLAFGFVTGSVSASEPMTVAETPTTARTPEGEFIFWREHRIDDEDINGGVPIRGGDGIAIGDIDGDGLEDLVTAHEDSNHIRIAFSDGSSDEWVLRTIAEGQWAGAVEDIALIDLNADGYLDVVAACEDAHLLYLQNPGEQARDGNWSALIPELSKGRGSWLRVFATDIDGDGRAELTAANKGTADVVRLDAGDADNGATSLIRVAGNPLESANWRETVLYQTGVPNTALPTDIDGDGDMDVIAAKRVRQQIVIIENQGLGDQGELRTVAKPIRIIPGFDAPKRWRGLSNAFHADTADINNDGRLDLLVNVLELADDPSFRHAGLGWLEQGESLDDSWVFHRIGNTLPDWVIGIRVADIDGDGDPDVVTGGYSGINIIEGAYSGASRDFDDPSVTTASSVGRISWFENPGNTDEPWLRHDISRRVRGMFDMYVSRDLDGDGDMDLIATRGNSGEYDGVFWLEQVRSKTPSPSFIAARKSESRPLPLPPANWLEIYDRRTTYIAPNKVGDKP; from the coding sequence ATGTCTAAACGCTTTCTAGATCAGCCATTAGTAAATGGCGCTGCAGTTGTTTGGTCAGTGTTGGCTTTTGGGTTCGTAACTGGGAGTGTGTCGGCCAGCGAACCGATGACCGTTGCAGAGACACCAACGACGGCGCGCACGCCCGAAGGGGAATTTATCTTTTGGCGCGAGCACAGAATCGATGATGAGGACATCAACGGAGGTGTCCCGATCCGTGGCGGTGACGGCATTGCCATTGGCGACATCGACGGTGATGGTCTTGAGGATTTGGTAACCGCTCACGAGGACTCAAATCATATTCGTATTGCTTTCTCGGACGGTAGCTCCGATGAGTGGGTGCTTCGAACGATTGCCGAGGGGCAATGGGCTGGTGCTGTCGAGGACATTGCGCTCATTGACTTGAACGCTGATGGCTATCTCGATGTCGTTGCCGCCTGTGAGGATGCTCATCTTTTGTATCTTCAGAACCCAGGGGAGCAAGCGCGTGACGGTAACTGGAGCGCATTGATTCCGGAATTGAGTAAGGGACGTGGATCGTGGCTGAGGGTCTTTGCAACAGACATCGATGGCGATGGCCGCGCGGAACTTACGGCTGCCAACAAAGGGACTGCTGACGTTGTGCGACTGGATGCGGGTGATGCAGACAATGGCGCAACCTCTCTGATTCGGGTTGCGGGCAATCCGCTTGAATCAGCGAACTGGAGAGAGACCGTGCTTTATCAGACGGGCGTGCCTAATACGGCGTTACCCACCGATATCGATGGCGACGGTGATATGGATGTAATCGCCGCGAAGCGGGTTCGTCAGCAAATTGTGATCATAGAGAATCAGGGATTAGGCGATCAGGGCGAGTTAAGAACAGTGGCTAAGCCAATCCGGATTATCCCTGGTTTTGATGCGCCAAAGCGTTGGCGAGGGCTAAGCAACGCGTTTCATGCTGATACGGCGGATATTAACAATGACGGTCGCTTGGATCTTCTAGTGAATGTTCTTGAACTTGCTGATGATCCCAGCTTTCGTCATGCGGGCCTTGGGTGGCTTGAGCAAGGCGAGAGCTTGGATGATTCGTGGGTTTTTCATCGCATAGGTAACACGTTGCCGGATTGGGTCATCGGCATTCGTGTCGCAGATATCGATGGTGATGGAGATCCAGACGTGGTTACTGGCGGTTACTCCGGCATCAATATTATCGAGGGAGCTTATTCGGGCGCATCGCGAGACTTTGACGATCCCTCCGTGACAACGGCATCGTCAGTCGGTCGGATTAGCTGGTTTGAAAATCCGGGAAATACTGATGAGCCATGGTTGCGCCATGACATATCACGTCGCGTCAGAGGAATGTTCGATATGTATGTTTCTCGTGATCTTGATGGCGATGGTGATATGGACCTCATCGCTACACGCGGTAACAGCGGTGAGTACGATGGTGTGTTTTGGCTCGAGCAGGTTCGCAGCAAAACGCCGTCCCCAAGTTTCATCGCGGCGCGTAAATCAGAAAGTCGCCCCCTTCCTTTGCCACCTGCAAATTGGCTGGAAATATACGACCGACGAACCACCTATATCGCACCCAACAAGGTCGGCGATAAACCCTAG
- a CDS encoding cytochrome P450 (PFAM: Cytochrome P450): MNQAIKRSALPGYEKAFNTPLADLDPSNPHLWPSQEMWAVFERLRNEDPLHYCKEGWMADERPEDMEPVGAFWSVTRYEDIMAIDTDHHRFSSEPAIVLPNPAEDFPLPMFIAMDQPKHDVQRQTVAPIVASPSLSQMSQVIRERTQYVLDSVPINEEFDWVDKVSIELTTMMLATLFDFPFEDRRKLTRWSDVTTAGPETGIVESEEQRRAELTECVEYFMGLWHQRVGGSGHDLITMLANGENTRNMDATEYLGNLLLLIVGGNDTTRNSMSGSIYGSHLFPEQWDKVKANRDLIPNAVAEIIRWQTPLAYMRRTALEDVEMHGKTIKKGDKVAMWYVSGNRDERKFENPDVLDFERKNARNHISFGFGIHRCFGNRLAELQLQILWDEMLKRFSRVEVVGEPSRNISSFVKGYTKMNVIVRD; encoded by the coding sequence GTGAACCAAGCCATCAAACGATCCGCTCTTCCGGGCTACGAGAAGGCATTCAACACACCACTTGCTGACCTCGATCCGTCCAATCCACACCTGTGGCCGTCACAAGAAATGTGGGCGGTATTTGAGCGCCTTCGAAATGAAGACCCGCTTCATTACTGCAAAGAGGGTTGGATGGCCGACGAGCGTCCCGAGGACATGGAGCCGGTTGGCGCCTTCTGGTCTGTGACACGCTACGAGGACATTATGGCGATCGATACAGATCACCATCGCTTCTCTTCAGAGCCTGCAATCGTCTTGCCCAACCCCGCAGAAGATTTTCCGTTGCCCATGTTTATCGCGATGGATCAGCCAAAGCACGACGTGCAGCGCCAAACGGTGGCTCCTATTGTCGCATCACCAAGTCTTTCTCAGATGTCGCAGGTCATTCGCGAGCGAACGCAATATGTTCTCGACAGCGTGCCTATCAATGAGGAGTTCGACTGGGTGGATAAAGTCTCTATCGAGCTGACCACCATGATGCTCGCAACCCTTTTCGACTTCCCCTTCGAGGATCGTCGCAAGCTAACTCGATGGTCAGACGTAACAACAGCCGGACCCGAAACAGGTATCGTTGAGAGTGAAGAACAACGCCGTGCCGAACTCACGGAGTGCGTAGAGTATTTCATGGGACTTTGGCATCAGCGTGTGGGCGGTAGCGGCCACGACCTCATCACGATGTTGGCGAATGGCGAGAACACACGAAACATGGACGCGACAGAGTACCTGGGGAACCTCCTGTTACTGATTGTTGGCGGTAACGACACCACTAGAAACTCCATGTCAGGCTCAATTTACGGCTCACACCTGTTCCCTGAGCAGTGGGATAAAGTGAAAGCCAACCGCGACCTGATTCCCAATGCCGTTGCAGAGATCATCCGCTGGCAAACACCGCTGGCGTACATGCGTCGTACTGCACTCGAAGACGTCGAGATGCACGGCAAGACCATCAAAAAGGGTGACAAAGTTGCGATGTGGTATGTCTCTGGCAACCGCGACGAGCGAAAATTCGAGAACCCTGATGTACTGGATTTTGAGCGAAAGAACGCGCGCAACCACATCTCCTTCGGTTTCGGTATTCACCGCTGCTTTGGTAACCGACTCGCCGAGCTTCAGCTACAAATTCTCTGGGATGAAATGCTAAAGCGCTTCTCACGCGTTGAGGTTGTCGGAGAGCCTAGCCGAAACATTTCGAGCTTCGTGAAGGGCTACACCAAGATGAACGTCATCGTTCGCGACTAA
- a CDS encoding methylase involved in ubiquinone/menaquinone biosynthesis (PFAM: Methyltransferase domain) gives MPFNAHDSLICPIDGSPLLFANHALSCSNGHQYDIGKPGYANLLSAQHKRSKAPGDSKEMVNARTAFLSGGFYDPIARDIAELIAAQTQNELTLVDAGCGEGYYLEKIDSLTEARLNLIGFDISKWAVQRAAKRCQGTWLVASNKRIPLADNSADVVLDMFGFPDFDSFARVLKPNGKLICVTPGDKHLIELREIIYPTVKPTNARQYPDFFSKDTKTNITYEVKLDKPALENLLTMTPHLYRAPKDGLAKLATLEQMSMTIDVTLDVLDPA, from the coding sequence ATGCCATTTAATGCCCACGACAGCTTGATTTGCCCCATCGATGGAAGCCCTTTGCTGTTCGCCAATCACGCGTTGTCCTGCTCCAATGGCCATCAATACGATATCGGCAAACCGGGGTACGCCAATTTACTGAGCGCTCAGCACAAGCGATCAAAAGCCCCCGGTGATTCCAAAGAAATGGTCAATGCGCGAACCGCGTTTCTGTCCGGGGGGTTTTATGATCCGATTGCCCGAGATATTGCTGAACTCATAGCAGCACAGACACAAAACGAACTTACCCTCGTGGATGCGGGCTGTGGTGAGGGCTACTACCTAGAAAAAATCGACTCGCTCACAGAAGCTCGCCTCAATCTAATCGGATTCGATATTTCTAAATGGGCGGTTCAGAGAGCCGCGAAGCGCTGTCAGGGAACGTGGCTCGTTGCAAGTAACAAACGTATTCCGCTTGCAGACAATTCTGCTGATGTTGTGCTCGATATGTTTGGCTTCCCCGACTTCGACTCGTTCGCGCGAGTTTTGAAGCCAAATGGCAAACTTATCTGCGTCACACCGGGTGACAAACACCTAATCGAACTGCGTGAGATCATCTATCCCACCGTTAAACCGACCAATGCACGTCAGTACCCAGATTTCTTTAGCAAAGACACCAAAACGAACATCACTTACGAGGTAAAACTCGATAAACCTGCTTTGGAAAACCTTCTTACAATGACACCCCATCTTTACCGAGCGCCCAAAGATGGGCTCGCAAAGCTGGCAACGCTTGAACAGATGAGCATGACAATTGACGTGACGCTTGATGTGCTTGATCCCGCCTAA
- a CDS encoding dienelactone hydrolase-like enzyme (PFAM: Dienelactone hydrolase family), whose amino-acid sequence MTTQATQLSAYQKSVFTAETREGKPISHDVYARGSGGPVVLIQELPGIGQETLLLADKLVDAGHEVVMPHLFGPLGKISIGGNLLRVMCMRKEFRVMATDASSPVADWLRLLCREVRDSRGVDGVGVIGMCLTGNFAITLIGDDSVLAAVASQPAMPFFKQGELHMSPQEIASSREALETKGAMRVLRFEDDPLSTIEKSECIHRTFNTDGQERVKEIVLPGKGHSVLTLDFVDEAGHPTHEALQNVLGYFAEKLN is encoded by the coding sequence ATGACCACTCAAGCAACGCAATTGTCCGCTTATCAGAAGTCGGTATTTACCGCTGAAACACGCGAGGGAAAGCCCATTTCGCATGACGTCTACGCGAGAGGCTCGGGCGGTCCCGTTGTGCTTATTCAGGAGCTTCCAGGCATTGGACAAGAAACACTTTTACTCGCCGATAAGTTAGTTGACGCGGGTCACGAGGTGGTTATGCCTCACCTATTCGGACCACTCGGTAAAATCTCAATCGGAGGGAATCTCCTTCGTGTCATGTGTATGCGAAAAGAATTTCGGGTAATGGCAACAGACGCCTCGAGCCCTGTGGCCGATTGGCTGCGCCTATTGTGCCGGGAGGTTCGTGATAGCAGAGGGGTGGACGGTGTAGGTGTTATCGGCATGTGTCTCACCGGCAACTTCGCTATTACCTTAATCGGTGATGACAGTGTTTTGGCTGCTGTCGCTTCGCAGCCGGCTATGCCCTTCTTCAAGCAGGGTGAACTCCATATGTCACCTCAGGAGATCGCGAGCAGCCGGGAAGCACTGGAAACGAAAGGAGCTATGCGGGTCCTGCGGTTCGAGGATGATCCCCTCTCTACCATCGAGAAGTCCGAGTGTATTCACCGAACCTTCAATACCGATGGTCAGGAACGCGTAAAAGAAATCGTGCTACCCGGCAAAGGTCACTCTGTCTTGACCTTAGATTTCGTTGACGAGGCTGGCCACCCCACCCATGAGGCGCTTCAAAATGTTCTTGGCTATTTCGCCGAGAAGCTAAACTAG
- a CDS encoding putative membrane-bound metal-dependent hydrolase (PFAM: Predicted membrane-bound metal-dependent hydrolase (DUF457)) encodes MDPISQAALGAIAPQSAADKTKRDSLGLLRIGLIGALAGMAPDLDVLIQSSTDPLLQLEYHRQFTHSLIFIPFGAALCALAFWPFLKKHMSYQQIWLIAALGYGTHGLLDACTTYGTLLLWPFSDARIAWNTISVIDPLFTLPLLFFVVRAAIKNSAVSARWGAAWVAVYLTLGAIQEQRAAAAGASLAESRGHVNATVSAKPSFGNLLLWKTVYEHEGRFWVDAVRAGRAISIIEGESVVRLDIQIHYPWLDSSSQQARDVERFRWFSNNYLAVDKEDPFLIVDVRYSHLPNEIKGLWGIRMDPTANPKQHVEWTTRRSADSARFEQLWSMLTSG; translated from the coding sequence ATGGACCCCATTAGTCAGGCCGCCTTGGGCGCGATAGCGCCGCAAAGTGCTGCCGATAAGACAAAGCGTGATTCTCTTGGCCTGCTCAGAATTGGTCTTATTGGCGCCTTGGCTGGCATGGCACCCGACCTCGACGTGCTGATTCAGTCATCTACCGACCCTTTGCTCCAACTTGAATATCACCGCCAATTCACGCACTCGCTTATCTTCATCCCCTTCGGTGCAGCTCTCTGCGCCCTCGCCTTTTGGCCTTTCTTAAAAAAGCACATGAGCTACCAGCAGATCTGGCTCATTGCCGCTCTCGGATATGGGACACATGGATTACTCGATGCTTGCACGACCTACGGCACCTTACTGCTATGGCCGTTCTCTGATGCACGAATCGCATGGAACACCATTTCGGTCATCGACCCACTTTTCACACTGCCTTTGCTGTTTTTTGTGGTCCGCGCAGCAATCAAAAACTCAGCAGTGTCGGCACGCTGGGGCGCGGCGTGGGTCGCTGTTTATCTCACGCTAGGCGCGATTCAAGAGCAACGTGCCGCTGCTGCAGGCGCGTCGCTCGCTGAAAGCCGAGGCCACGTCAATGCGACGGTCTCAGCAAAGCCCAGCTTCGGTAACCTTTTACTCTGGAAGACCGTATACGAGCACGAGGGCAGGTTTTGGGTCGACGCCGTTCGAGCAGGCCGTGCTATCAGCATCATTGAGGGGGAGAGCGTCGTCCGCCTCGACATCCAGATCCATTATCCCTGGCTCGATTCAAGCTCGCAGCAAGCCAGGGATGTCGAGCGCTTCCGGTGGTTTTCAAACAATTACTTAGCCGTGGATAAAGAGGATCCATTCCTCATTGTCGATGTGCGCTATTCGCACCTTCCTAATGAAATAAAAGGCCTCTGGGGTATTCGAATGGACCCCACGGCGAACCCTAAGCAACACGTCGAGTGGACAACAAGGCGAAGTGCTGATTCAGCGCGTTTTGAGCAGCTGTGGTCCATGCTAACTTCGGGCTGA
- a CDS encoding lactoylglutathione lyase-like lyase (PFAM: Glyoxalase/Bleomycin resistance protein/Dioxygenase superfamily), producing MFSHIVLGTNDLDAAISFYDRVMATLGFARHDTGDTYAGYGKAADTGSGQNCLWINMPLDGKPATSGNGTNIALLAEDRQSVNAFHAAAIEQGAQDEGAPGLRGEVHPHFYAAYCRDPDGHKLVIVCHKGSADAAG from the coding sequence ATGTTTAGTCATATCGTACTGGGTACCAATGACTTGGACGCGGCAATCTCATTCTATGATCGGGTAATGGCGACGCTCGGTTTCGCACGTCATGATACGGGCGACACCTACGCGGGTTATGGTAAAGCGGCTGATACTGGCAGTGGACAGAACTGTCTCTGGATCAATATGCCACTAGACGGAAAGCCAGCCACGAGCGGTAACGGTACAAATATCGCCTTACTTGCGGAGGACCGTCAGTCGGTCAATGCGTTTCACGCAGCAGCCATTGAACAGGGAGCGCAAGACGAAGGCGCGCCAGGATTAAGAGGCGAGGTTCATCCGCATTTCTACGCCGCTTATTGTCGCGACCCGGATGGGCACAAACTCGTGATTGTTTGTCATAAAGGCTCTGCTGATGCTGCAGGCTGA
- a CDS encoding protein involved in biosynthesis of mitomycin antibiotics/polyketide fumonisin (PFAM: Phytanoyl-CoA dioxygenase (PhyH)) produces MARNEVGINVLDGYQRDGFVSGVTILTPHDAAIHRQHLERAESVFGSSLHYVNKVHTALKSPLEVATHPKLLDVVSSLIGPNVLVYNVTFIIKEAMTPTFVSWHQDLTYWGLEGGKQVSAWLALSTADEQSGCMEMIPGSHQWGEQAQVTGDDPNNVLLQSQTIKKVDETDAIACALAPGQVSLHHGWTVHCSRPNRSTDRRIGLNIQYITPDMRQEKVDFDSALLVRGEDQFQFYRQDTPATDYELSAQSARRLRIATEEYQRIAGT; encoded by the coding sequence ATGGCGCGTAACGAGGTAGGCATAAATGTATTGGATGGCTATCAGCGTGATGGATTCGTCTCGGGTGTCACCATCCTGACTCCCCACGACGCAGCGATACATCGGCAACACCTAGAGAGAGCGGAAAGTGTCTTCGGCAGTTCTCTGCATTACGTGAATAAGGTGCACACGGCGCTCAAATCGCCGTTGGAAGTCGCCACACACCCAAAACTGTTGGATGTAGTGTCGTCGCTCATTGGCCCCAATGTCCTCGTTTACAACGTCACCTTCATCATAAAGGAGGCCATGACCCCCACGTTTGTCAGTTGGCATCAAGACCTCACCTATTGGGGGCTCGAGGGCGGCAAACAAGTCTCAGCGTGGCTTGCGCTTTCAACTGCTGATGAGCAGAGCGGGTGTATGGAAATGATTCCGGGTAGCCACCAGTGGGGCGAACAGGCGCAAGTGACCGGAGACGACCCCAATAACGTGCTCCTACAATCACAGACGATCAAGAAGGTTGATGAGACGGACGCTATTGCCTGCGCGCTCGCGCCAGGTCAGGTTTCATTACACCATGGCTGGACGGTTCACTGTTCGCGGCCAAATCGGAGTACTGACCGCAGAATTGGTTTGAATATTCAGTACATCACACCCGATATGCGCCAGGAAAAAGTCGACTTTGACTCCGCGCTATTAGTCAGAGGCGAGGATCAGTTTCAGTTTTACCGACAGGACACCCCCGCCACAGATTATGAATTGTCGGCTCAATCCGCTAGGCGGTTGAGGATCGCAACCGAGGAATATCAGCGTATTGCGGGCACCTGA